The genomic region ACGCGATTTTCAGGTTTTTTAGTAAAAAACGTTGAGAATCCAAATGATTTTTTATGAGGGTTGAACATAAATTGCTGCCTTCTTTAATTGAGATTGTTCATGATGAAATGGGGATAAATTTTCTTGGCCTGATCCTTGATTTTTGGAGTATTTGCTTAAGGTATTTCGATATTTTGGAGTTTTTGTTACCTCGAGTTGGAGATGGGAGGCAATCTGTTTTCTGAGATTTGGTAGATTTTGAAAGATAAATCGTCCCGAGGGGGCTGGTAAGGGTTGTCTCCGACAATGAAAAATTTGATCTTTTTAGAGTTAAATTCTCCGATTTTCTTAAGTTACTCTATTGCTTTACTGATTCGCTTCTCGGAAATTTTTGGTCAAAGTTTTAGCACCCCAATTTTCAAATCCTGACTCCGTTGGTGGACCAAGGTGATTAGGTGTTGTATTTATGGTTGCGAGTACATGTCAGAGTTACTCATTTTTCCGTCGACAATGATACTTCTTATATTAATCCAATAATTGTTCAGATTATACGAAATTGATCTCTAGAATTACTGTCTAATACTCCTAATGCCTTGTTTATGCAGGTTATCATTCAAGCTAACGCGAAATAAGAATCCAGTGTTTTTCTGCTTATCGGTGTGTAGCTGATGCTAAAGCATGGACTCACACCAAGTCTATAAATACGGTTTTCCCGGGTCAAATTCAGCATACATTTCTTCTCAATatactccttcatcacttccAAATAAGATGTTTGGACCGTTAGAGTTCAACTTTAGAGATTCACCAATATCACCCTTCTCGACTCACTTTGATTGTGATACCCTCACTACATTGAGTGATGTCAAAGAGCATCACAGCTCGACTGATTCACTCTCAGTAAAAAGCCCTTCTTGCAATTCACCCCTCGAGACTAACAGTTGTTACCGTAATAGATTAGATTCAAGCCCTTCTACTGATTCTCCTCAAGGACCCGTTGTAGGTTCCACTAACGGGAATTTCTATTCTAGAACTGCAGACTATGGGGTAGTCAGCATGAAACATGCCTTGCAGGAGCTAGAGACTGAACTTATGTGCGATGAGCCAAATTCTTCTGATCCGTCTATGGGTGAAAGCAAACCACCTCAGATCCTGAGTCAAAGGTCACGTTCCTGGAGCAGGGAACCGCAAGTGGCTCCAGTGGTTAGGTTAAAAGTTGAAGTACAAAGCGAGAAACGCCACAAGGCAATGGAAGGACTCCTACATTGTAATAAGCCATACGGGAATTTGAAAGAGTTACTGATTGAATGTGCGAGGGCGCTATCAGAGAATAGAATAGATGATtttgagaagttggtggaagagGCTAGAAAAGAGGTATCAATCTCGGGAGACCCAATACAACGACTTGGTGCGTATATGATTGAAGGACTTGTAGCGAGAAAGGAGGCTTCCGGAAGTAAGATTTATCATGCTCTTAGGTGCAAAGAGCCTCTTGGCAAAGACTTGCTTACTTACATGCACATTCTGTATGAAATATGCCCTTACCTCAAGTTCGGGTATATGGCTGCAAACGGAGCTATAGCCGAAGCTTGTCGAAACGAAGATCGGATACATATAGTAGATTTCCAGATTGCACAGGGAACACAATGGTTGACTCTTTTGCAAGCATTGGCACAAAGACCCGGTGGGGCCCCGTACGTCCGAATAACCGGTATAGACGATCCTATGTCGAAGTATGCTCGGGGTGATAGCTTGGAGGCGGTTGGTAAGCGTTTAAAAGCGCTCTCCGAGAAATGCAAGATACCCATTGAATTTCACGCAGTGCCCGTTTTTGCCGCTGATATCACTCGGGAAATGCTGGATGTTAGGCCCGGGGAAGCTTTAGCGGTGAATTTCCCGTTGCAACTCCACCACACTCCGGACGAGAGCGTTGATGTGAACAACCCGAGGGACGACCTTTTAAGGATGGTGAGATCACTCAACCCCAAGGTGACCACTTTGGTAGAGCAAGAGTCAAATACCAATACTACCCCTTTTGTCACAAGGTTCATAGAAGCACTTGAATACTACACAGCAATGTTTGAGTCGATCGACGTGACCTTGCCAAGGGATAGGAAGGAGAGGATCAATGTAGAGCAACATTGCTTGGCTAAAGACATTGTTAATGTCATTGCATGTGAGGGAAAGGAGAGAGTCGAGCGACATGAGCTTCTCGGGAAGTGGAAGTCAAGGTTGACTATGGCTGGTTTCCAACAATTCCCTTTGAGCTCTTACGTTAACTCGGTGATTAGCGGTTTGCTCAGGTGCTACTCTGAACACTATACTTTGGTTGAGAAGGATGGTGCTATGCTTCTAGGGTGGAAAAACAGAATGTTGATCTCAGCTTCTGCATGGCATTGATTATATACACGGTATCACCACCGTGTGAGATTTGACCGTTAATCCTATAGTTAACGGGGAATATCGAATGAATCAATGAAGTAGTCATAGTCATATAAAGACGCGGTACTCTAACCAGGAACGCTGGCCGAGGTTAGTTTGTTCTTTTTCAGATTGTTGTATGGGGAGTGGTTTATGTTTCTTAGACATGTTACATGTATGATAGAAACCTAGTTGTAATCTGTTCATGTTTCTTTGACATATATAGAGTTCTTACACAAATAATAAAGTTCAATTGCACATCACAAAGAAACTGTATTCTTCATTTCACTATTTGTAACTTGCACTCAAACAAGCCTTACGGCCCACTCGCTATTTTCGATACAAGCAGCCCACAGCCGCTGTCCGCAGGCTATGCCAACCCAAGTCCAATTACTAGTAGTCGGGTGTACGGTGTACCACCTTCTCACATATACATTGCGGTCCCTATACATTCCTCTCTTTATTATGTGGAGTCTACAtatgcatgtgagagggtggtcTCAAAACTCGGTACAATCCGATGACGCCTATTTATTATCCATCAAGTTAATTGTGATAGATGTGGAATTGTGGATTTGCATTTTGATCACACTAGCTTTTTGTTTGAAATACCGTCTTATACTTGCTCCGTTGCACGGAGTTGCGCCATTTGAAATTCAGCCTAATTCGTAAAACGACCAATTCGAATTCGTAATACCAATACGCAATTCGCTCAAAATTGAGCATAATTCGATAAAATTATAACCAAACACCATAATTCGATGTAATTTGAATTCGTAATTCGCGCGAATTAATTCGCAATTCGCAGCCTGGTTGAGCGAATTAGGTAACCCTGGTTTGAATGAACCCGACTCAAAATTCCGacgccgaaaagatggattcgaATCTAATTTTTCACATGTGCAAAAGCAAAAGATCTCTCTTTTCATTTTTCTATCACTTTCAGCTTTAAAACCTAACACACCATCTAGATTCATCAGCAGAAAAAGCATCACCAGGTCTTTGTCACACAAGGTGAGAAATCTTTTCCAATATCTTCCCATGCATTACAAATAAAGCACAATTTCAAACTTTAAAGAGCTTTATTTATCTACCAAAATACATACAAACTGCCAAATTGGGCACCTTTTGCCTGGAGTACGCATTTCCTGCTACATTTTTTCGTATTCCCGAAAGACCCGAGTCATAAGCCTCGAAATATGTACGAAGGTAACGGACATTGTCGTCATTTTACCCATGACTTCAAATGAGGTTATCAAAACATGAAAGGTGCCGCCGAGAATGTTGGAACGACCATTGGAATCGGATCACGGCTGTCAAAATATAAATGCAAACACGATTAGTAGCTGTGAGGGGTATTGTCGTCATTATATTCGAAAACAATgtgataaagaaaaaaaaatgtgagTGTGACAGAATTGTTGAATACACAAGCATTACTTTTATTAAACAAAGATGTCTTAGTTTAACGATAAAGATATACTGAAATACTGAATAATGGGTCTCGGGTTCGACTCACCATCCCgctatattatactccctcctattctaaataactgtcccatttgccattttcgtctattcacataactgtcctatttgccatatttggacatggttttttactttcctacccttagttcttttctttatttgtCACCCCAACCACCTAtaacccatcatattcaatacttttcattatttaactcatatattcttacccctatacaataattttcattattttaactatattttttaatttttgtttcaTTGTCTAAATGGGACACTTATTGAGAATAAGATGAAGTATTTTCTTTGGGGGACAAA from Silene latifolia isolate original U9 population chromosome 3, ASM4854445v1, whole genome shotgun sequence harbors:
- the LOC141646926 gene encoding chitin-inducible gibberellin-responsive protein 1-like — protein: MDSHQVYKYGFPGSNSAYISSQYTPSSLPNKMFGPLEFNFRDSPISPFSTHFDCDTLTTLSDVKEHHSSTDSLSVKSPSCNSPLETNSCYRNRLDSSPSTDSPQGPVVGSTNGNFYSRTADYGVVSMKHALQELETELMCDEPNSSDPSMGESKPPQILSQRSRSWSREPQVAPVVRLKVEVQSEKRHKAMEGLLHCNKPYGNLKELLIECARALSENRIDDFEKLVEEARKEVSISGDPIQRLGAYMIEGLVARKEASGSKIYHALRCKEPLGKDLLTYMHILYEICPYLKFGYMAANGAIAEACRNEDRIHIVDFQIAQGTQWLTLLQALAQRPGGAPYVRITGIDDPMSKYARGDSLEAVGKRLKALSEKCKIPIEFHAVPVFAADITREMLDVRPGEALAVNFPLQLHHTPDESVDVNNPRDDLLRMVRSLNPKVTTLVEQESNTNTTPFVTRFIEALEYYTAMFESIDVTLPRDRKERINVEQHCLAKDIVNVIACEGKERVERHELLGKWKSRLTMAGFQQFPLSSYVNSVISGLLRCYSEHYTLVEKDGAMLLGWKNRMLISASAWH